CGGATCGATTGGTTAGTTAGCCAAACTCCTTCGTTGATGTGGCCATGCTCAACGCAGCACCAGAGTATGAACTCCAACCAGATCTCGTGCCCGAGTTCCTTGATACCGATCTTTGCTGGGAGAAATGGCGCCTCTTTTCCGGCGGCCGCAGCTTCCGCCGcaacctcagcttcatgCACTAGCCAGGCCGCATCCGAGAGGACATCCATAATATGCGAAGAAAGTAGATAAATCCCTGGCGGACGAAATGTAGCCTGATGGATATCAGGAGTAGCGTACTTGTAGACGCGTTCAGAGACAAGGCCAGAATGGTGAAGCCGTGCAAGGATGCGGTACACAATGGACATAGCCAACTTAGATTCGGCCGGGGGGCCGTCCGCAGCATGAAGGCTTATTGAGCCTAAACTTGCCCAAAGTTGGCCCATAAGCAGCATATAGTAATCCTGGTCGAGTGAGCGGTATGTAATCGCATCCAAACGGTCAAGTCCAATGATCTTCGGGCCTTGCGACGTCTGTGGGTGTGGTGAAATATCGTTATCAGTCAGCTGGTCAAGCGAAAGTCCCGAACTTGAGGCCCGGTCTTCTATAACTCCATATCCATGTTGAGAAGCCCCCTTAACTGCCTCCGCCGCATCCGCTAATCTGCTGAGTGCCTCGTACACGGTCGACCACTTCTTCGCTTTGAACCCAAGATGCGCTAAAAGGTCACGTTTCAGTTCCGTTCGCGCAGTATGGAGATGGTGGGCCAATTCGACAGTCCTTGTAAATGAATATCTAGTCATTAAAGAGGGCCATTCATCGGTCGAACGTGCCGGATGCATCGCTGCATCCCGCGAGATCAGGGAAAGGTATTCGTAGAGCAACTTTTTGAAGCGCATCAACCTTTTCCCTTGTGACTGCGGAACGTGCCATTTTGGAGGTCTGAGACGATCAATTGCTTTCAAAACACCAGAATTAAAGACGCGGCCCTTAACCGGGCGCTTGACGCCAACGGAGTATTGACTGTTCCATTGTAGCCTCCAACCGGAACGAGGAGCTGTTGACGCGTGAGACGGGACGGCGAACGGGACGACGAAAGGACGCAAGGAAGACCGGCACTGCAGACACAGGAAGCGGGCTGGATACAGGTAGCTTGTCATGACACGACAGAGGAGTTATGGGCGAGCGTAAGGTGGTCCAATCTCGGTGTCGCCGTCGGAGTGATGCTCTGTTGCGCATGTCTAACAGTTGACTAGATGTTGCATTCCTGGGGAATTCGATGGGCGACAGACTTTGGAGTTCAGAGATTACCCTGACGGTCTGTAAAGTCGCATAATAAGGGGGAAGATCGAATGCGTCGTTCTTTCGCAACGGTGTGGGTGGTTTGTTCGTTTCGATTTCTTTTGGCTTTTTTTGGACCTTGAAAATCGGGATGACTCAGCAGGGGTGCAACCAATCAACGGCGTGATGACTCCCAGTTATCATTTATATAgttgcctcaggcatgaattAATTTACCAGGTACGAATGGGTTGAACGTCTTGTCGTTGAAATACTTGACAAGACTATAGGGCAGAGCAGACAGTGGACTAGCCGAGCTTGATATTATTTGAAACCAGGAATTCAGAAGCACCTAAAACAAAAATCTCATTAAATCCCATCGTTTCATCCAGGCCCTACCTCTAAGCAGTCCTAGAAGTAAAGGCAAAAACACAGTAAACCATTCTGTTGAGTCCTCCCATACAGCCACCAATGAACAACAGCTAGCAAGTTTCGACGCATCAACAGGTGATGGAGAGAGACATTCTGGCGACTAAGCGTCAGCCCGCGCAACCTGGCGCGGATGCATCCGCTCGAATCTGCCCTGAACCGAGGGTTTCTTGACATTTTCCGGCTCACCGGTAGGCTCGGTAGCCATGAGAGTAGGCCAAGTGATTGATGGGAGCGTAGTTGGCAGATTTGGGAGACATGTCGGGAGCGTTGTAGGGATAGATATGGTTGGAAGATTGGGGAAAGAGACACTGTTGGGGATCGAAAGCGTTGGGATGGAGATAGTTGGCAGGTCAGGGAGCCCGGGGATTGTCTGAAAACATCTGTCAGTGAATGCACAATGGTTGATGTTTATTCTGGTGTTGCACGTACAATGGTTACCTGGCCCATTACATTTCCCAGGACAAGGGCAGCGACGGTTCCCAAGATAGTAGCGGGCTTCATGGTGATTCGAAGGCGGGTAATCGGTAACGGGAGCTTGATTCAAGAACCTCGGAAGTAGAGCAAATGGGTCAATTAAAATGCCTGTGGATTAGACAATGGAGGCTGGAATATCGATCCCGCAACTtcctatatatactttacCTGGAGAAGACACATGCCTCGAGCTCCTTTCCGCGCCTAAGGCCTAGAACATGGCGAGAAAAGACCCGAGAAAGATTAGAGAAGGACGAGATTGATGGTATACCCACCGAGGTGGCGAGGTATAACCAAATATGAGCtgttggctgggttggttcTCCTGGACATGCTCGATGGCTCAGTCAAGTGATCGGAAAGGTGACCACGGAGGGTTTGGGACTCGGTCTGCGTGGAACCTGGATGGTGACGAGCATGTGTATGGACATGTGGGCGTAGTCGTGAAAGTTATCATTGAACTGGAATTGTATAATCAAGCAAAATCATATATTATCAACCCAAACACAAATGGTATCACACTGTCCGTAACCTCCGTGAACAATTCATACAGGCATGCATGCGATCAAAAGGAATAAAGTAGGCTCAAATACGCCATAAGAAGTTTCCGTCCGCAAAACAGCAAGGTAGCGCCAAAGAATACCCAGATGCTAATACACCGATCTATACTCAAATGTTCCCGATAGCAAGGCGAAGAAACTTCCCGGCTACTAGGGTAGACCTTTGTCAAAACGAGCACTCTACCCCCCCCCAGGAAGTTCGTAAACGACAAAGTCCCGAGTGAGTTGGTCCAGCATGAAGAGAATTCAGCAACACATGGAAGGTTAGCTTCTCGGCTTCAAAGTTCCTCCGTGGAGAGAGGCGCGTTTTCGGCCATCTGCCCGTCGCCGCCCAGCTCTTGTTCCACTTCGTCCACAATAAAGTTTTCGTAATCCTCCAAGCCTTTCTGTACATGGACCTTAAACCGGATAATGTCGTTCAACATGCTTTCCACATTGGTGTGCAGCTCTTCCCGGAGCGCATTGGCTCGGAGTGTAAGCTGCTCGTACTCAATATTGGTGTTCATTTCACGCTGCTCCATTAGCTGAACACTCTCACTCATCGTGGCTCGCATTTTGGCTAGCTCTttttccatcttctcgatctgTGCATCTGAGGCGAGTTTCTGGGTGGTCGTCACTTCCTTGAGTCGCTCAaactcttcctccgccgtACGTCGCTTATGTTCCAAAGCCTCGACCTCGCTTCGCTTCTCATCCATGGCCTCCTTGATGTTGTCCAACAGGTTCCGTCTCTCCAGGTCGGCATCAATGCCACGCTTTCTTCGCTCGTTTATGTCTTTCCGGAGTGTTTGCAGATTGCTGCGAACCATGCCGCGCAGATCCAAATTCAGCAAGTGTGCTGGGTGATATCCTGTGAAAGGTTCGGCTAGAAGTCTGTCGGCTTCAGGGGAGATCCTGCTAGGGACGCCTCCGATTTGTGACGTGGAAAAGCTGCGTTCGTTCACGTTCAGACTGAGCTCATACTCCTGGCCGTTAGCGTTGACGGCTGTTGAAGGGATAAGGCTGGTTTGGTATCCAAGCGTGTTATAGGCCTTGACAAGTTCCTCTAAGTCTTCGAGTTTCCCGCTTGCTTCGGATTCTTTGGCCATCACTCGTGCATGTGTCTCTTCCAGCCGATTTATAGTGTCGTCGAGACTCTTTTGAAGCCGGTCCCTTTCGGTATTCATGCGGTCAATATCCTGAATCGTGAGGCCTTGCTGATCAACGCTAGCCTGAAGTCCCGCccgttcttcttcggcgGTTTGCAGTTCCGATTCtgtcttcttgatctcctcttCCAAGAAATTGATGCGACTTTCGTATTTCTCGATCTTGCCTTGCACATTTTGAATGTAGTCTTCGAATTTTCTCTTGTCGTCCTCCAAAATCCTGAATTGCTTGTCGAGCTTCGCCATGTCCGGGGcattcttctccaactcttcAATTTGATCGCGTAGTGACCGGTTCTCAGCATCCAACGACGTCATTTCGTTCACGTATTTCTCGTTACCATTCTCAAACTCTTGGGCCATGAGCTCGATATGAGGAACTAGCCTCTGCCCGGcggcatcgtcatcttcctcttctccaccctGTAGCCAGTCATGGTAGGCACCTGTAAGGAAACGAAAGATAATCCGATCTCCCGAAACATCCACTCCCATTTCCGCACACGCCTCATCATACTCCCCTAGGACATATCGATCCATCATTTGTGCGATTTCCATCAACCAATGTAGCATTCCTAAAAATGTAGGCCAATTCTGACCTCCAACAGCCGCGATCTGGGACTTGGTGATGCCCTTTTCGTATGGGTAGCGTAGCTGCTTCAAAATTGGTGGAACCTCCGCATCCATGGCTTTCTGGAACCGGTATCCAGGATCGATTCGATGGTACAGCCATTGGAAGATATAGTTGAAATCTTTTTGAGTTGGTGATCGAAGAGTGTTTTGACCAAGTGAATGCTTCATTTCGAGCTCAAAGTTATTATGGGTCAGGTACTCTAGAAGCTCCTGTGAGATTCGAGCCTGAAAAGACCTGTCGCGAAGAGGTCGCGGATCTCTGGGAACGCCTGCGGCCGATGGGACTTGTGTGAAGAATGACTGATGGCCCATAGCACCACCCGTAGAAGGTCGTGAGAACACGCTGCTTCGTCTTTGTAGGTTCTGAGAGGCCGTATTGGAAGACAGCGAGCCTGGAGCAAAACTTGGACGtccagcgccagctccaTGGAAGATATTGCTTGAGACAGAACGCCTGACAGATGAGAGCCCGGGATCTGCACCGAATCCTCCTGAAGATGATCGCTGGAAGTTCGGCTGCTGGGGACGGCCTACAGAATTTAATAGTGACATCGAGCGCGCGTGCTGGGAGGTGAAAGGGGGGTTTTGGAATCCAATTGAGCTGGTGCGCTTCAAGGCTGACGAGGGTTGCGGAAGTGATGAGTAATTTTGCACGCTTCCCAGAGTCTAAAAAGCTATGAGTTAGTCCAATTACTTTGCGAAATCTCCATCATTGAGCACTGGGCGGCACTGGATTTACCTCGCGGGGGCGTTTAATACTGAAAAGTCCTGTGTCTTGCGACATTATGAATTAGGAAGCTGCGACCGCAGCGAATCCCGCACAAGATGTGTTTattccaaaaaaaaaaaaagacaaataTTAGCCTTAGCTAAACACCCTATATTTAGCGGTGCCCAAAAAAATGGCTGATCGCCAGGTGGTGATGTGGGAAAGAAGTGACTGCGACGGTAAATAATTGAGATGCCCAATGTAAACAAGAGCCCCCCCGTCTGCCGTTCTGCACAACAACAGAAGGCGGTCGACGATAAGCGGAATATCTGTTCTGCCGCGACAACCCGGCAGGCACGGGATACAGATCACATGACTCCGGGGAAAGTCTCCGCCACTGGCATTGTTACCGCTGCCGTAATAAAAACGCTCTAATTACGCGCAGACGTCCCGAGGTTCATCGCTTTCGGTGCCGATGAGTCGTCGGcctctcctgcttctccatttcccccattctctttcctcctcctcttccaatcTACGGACATCCTCTTGCATACATAGGAACCAGTTGCAGGATCAATCATCATGGTTCGCGAGGAGTTGATCTCCTCTGCTGTAAGTCTTGACCCCCAGCCCCCCATGAAATGCGGAGCTGACCTGACGGGTGCTTTATAGGTGACATGTGCGTGCTCAAATCGCTTTTCCATTAAGACCGGATAAAACATACTGACACCCTTGTTTCTCTCAAACAGTCCTGCAGGACCCGTCTGTCGCCTCGGCTCCGATTGAGAAGAGAGTATCTTTCCTACAATCGAAGAACCTCACAAAAGAAGAGATAGATGTAGCTCTCGCTCGCGCCGGCGAGGACCCGTCAGTGGCCGCTGCAGCATCGTCAGCAGCATCGGGGTATCAATCCCCACCACAGCAAGCGGTCTACCagcctccccctccaccaccacaaggATATGGCTATCCTCCATATGGCCAGTGgcaacctcctccccccGAGTGAGTTGAACCTAAAAACCATGGAGGAGCGAGGGAGCTAATGTTGGACATCTAGGCCGCCGAAACGGGACTGGCGCGACTGGTTTATAATGGCTACAGTCATGGGAGGAGTTGGTTATGGCCTTTACTTTGTAGCAAAGGTAGGTGCACTTAATTCGTTAAGCTTTTCAGCTTCTGACGGAATCAGCGATACATTTCGCCTCTCATCGCACCGCCGACTCCACCGCAATTGGAGCAGGACAAGCAAAATATCGATGAGCAGTTTTCTCGGGCCTTCGCTTTGATTGAACAGCTCTCCACGGATACCGCCGCGCTAAAGACGGCCGAAGAAGCCCGTACCGAAAAATTGGACGTTACCTTGCGAGACATAGAAACGCTGGTTGCCGACTTGAAAACTGCTTCGCGACGGCGAGATGATGAGACTCGTCGTATCAATGATGAGGTTAATGCACTAAAGGATGCCATTCCAAAGGCGCTTGAAGGTGCCCGAGAAGGCAACGAGAACCGCCTACGGGAACTCGGGACTGAATTAAGGAGCTTGAAGACACTTCTGGGTAATAGACTTGGCGGAGGTGCTGCGTCCTCGCCGGTCACCGCGAAGGTGCCTGATACCACTGCGGCTAGTACCTCTGAGtccacttcatcttcagctctTCCTGCAAGCTCAGCCCTGCCAGCCAGCAACGCCGCTACCCCCGCTACACCCCAAACTGAAACCGCCTCTGGAGCAGCACAAGCGACCCAGACTCCGAGCACCGACGCTAACAACCCCCTGTCACGATTCAGCAAATCACCCTCAATTCCCGCCTGGCAGTTGGCCGCCGCAAACCGATCCAAGCCCGCATCTCCCTCCGTCGAGCCTGCTAGTGAAGAATCTACCAACAACCAGTCGAGCGCGCCCGCCAGCTAATTATGCTAATTGTCATTCTTATCCACTTTATGCATATTATGTAGAGTTCTTTTGTGTATTCTCTATACTTCTTCATGTATGTCAGTTATTCTCACCATGGCGGAGTTATCGATTAAATGAAACCAGAAGATATTGAGCTTGTGATCAGTCATATTGTAAATGTCCAGGCGTAAGAAATGATCTATATAAGTATCGCACGAGACCGACTACTGTATTCAGTCCAGAGCGTCCCAGTCGAACTGACTGGAGCGATGAGCATGTGATGGACCGGAGCTCCAATCCTTGGCATCTCCGGTCACTGCTCTCTACCTTTCCAACACCCCAATCAACCAACCCTCAACCCCCGGAAAGGGCAATAAACGACCAGGAATAGAATAAATTGGACCGGAAAGAAAATACCATGCCGCCCACCAAGTCTCCAACCCCACGAAGATCAAACTCCCCCTCGCGCACCCGCTCACGATCCCCGTCAAGACCCCACGAACATAgcaaacgccgccgccgtgaTGACCACGATCGTGATCGCGAACGTCGCCATAGGCATagacatggacatggacatcaCTCTCATCGCCGCGGCCACGACCGCGACCGCCGTGCCGAGCCCGAAACCCGAGTCGCAATAACCCTCCCATTCGGAGCGCGAGAGCTCTCAAAGCGCGACCTGGAACTCTTCGAGCCCATGTTCGCTATGTACCTTGATATCCAGAAGGGGATTTTCCTCGAAGATCTGGGCGCGGATGAAGTGAAAGGACGATGGAAGAGTTTTGTGGGGAAATGGTAAgaaagatagatagatacCCGGGCTTTGTTCTTCGCTTGCGGATGTATAATCGGTTTTGATGTACGTTGTGTGTTATAAGATGAGGGGCTGACATATTAGGAACCGTGGAGAATTGGCTGAGGGGTGGTATGACGCTGCTACACTAGAGAAGGCACGGAGTGCTGCTGCGTCTGCGCCTGGACCTGCGGATTCGTATCAGGATGCGAAAGTAGAAAAACATCAGGCCATTGTACCTAGCGCTGGtgccgatgaagaggaagggcccaatgatgatgatgatgacgacgacgatgacgaatACGGTCCCATGCCTCAGTCTGAATTATCGAGTCGAGGTGGTGGGCGAGCTCCAGGGCCCGCGATACCGACCATGCAAGATCTAGAATTGCGGAAGGGTACGTTTTCACACAACACGCCCAGTCTTCCGAGTCAATTGATCAATTGAATAATCTCCAAGCTAACACCACTCTGTACAGAGACTGCTGCAGAAGATGCCATGGCAGACCGATACGATGAGCGCCAACACCATCGAGCAGAAGTCCGGACACACAAATCCGAGCTTCGCCACATGGAAGACGAGGTTGCGCCCCGTGCCGAACCAGGGACGCATGAACGCCGCATGGAAAAGCGACGCGAGGCGGCTGCGTCTCATCGAGCCTTTGCTGAATCCCGGAGAGGCGGCTCACCTACCGATGCCGCACCTGAGTCCGAGCTCATGGGCTCTGGCGAGAACGATCTAGATGCTATCAAAGCGGAtaaggagagggagaagaggaagaagaatgagCGGGAGATCCGGAGGGAGGAGATACTGCGTGCGAGAACGGCAGAACGGGAGGAGAGGGTAAAGCAATAccgggagaaggaggaagagacaaTTGGCTGGTTGAAGACGTTAGCGAAGCAGAGGTTTGGTTGATGAGTCGTAATTTGTGATATTCTGGTTATGATATTTATATCAGAGAAGAGAGACAGAAATCATTATAATACACGACTGAAGAACCAGAGCATATTTACCGATCAAACATCGATCTATCTATACAAACTTTTAGTATATACCTGATTCCTGTACAACGCCCCTTCATGCTTTTTTTTGGTACCACAAGTCAAGTACCTAATTTTTTCTCCCAAGATCCAAATCTGCAACCAACCTCATCCCATTATCACCCTGACCATTCTTTTTCTCGCCGTCACCACCAAAAAActcatccacagcaacaTCAACCACGCCCCCGAACAACCCCCCAACAACAATATCCCTCAACTCTTCACCCGTCTGTCCAAAGTCCGGGAACGCATTCACCTCCAGCAACCACACTGAACCGCCCTCATCAACCAGGAAATCCACCCCAAAGACCTCAAAAGCATTGGGCACTGTCTGGAAATGGATCATCATTCCACGCGCAGCAGCGGTGAATAGCTCGCCCGTGACGCTGCAAATCTGTTCGTAGATATCCTCCTTCCAGGTCGGGCTCAATTTAGAATTGGGTAGCGGGTCGTACGGGAGGTTCCAGAACCGGCGGACTGTTTCGGACTCCGGGACGGATTTATCTTGGAAGCAGGTGTTTGTTAGGTGGCGGGTTAGGTCGGCTACTGGATCTTCTGAGTCTTCCGAGGAGGACGTGGGGGAAACGTATTGTTTTGACGCGAAGAGAGCGAGCATCTCCTTGAAGACGTAGACTTTTAGAGCGCCGGTGGCGAGGACGTATGTCCGTATGTGAAACTTGCGATTGTTCAAGGAGGGCAGGAGGAGAGGTGGGTCGATATAGGGTTGAGCGATGAAGTGGCGGAGCTGGGAAGTTACTACACCATTTTTAGCATTATCGGTATCGTCATTATCTTGCTCTTCGTCGttttcatcctcgtcctcatcatccgtATCAACCTCCCATTCCTCGAAGATCTCACGAAGCTGGTCCTCGCTATTGAACAACCGAATTCCTTGCCCTCGATCACTCATGCCTGGCTTGAGGATCCACCACTCCTTCTCCGAGTCCGGCCTCGACTCATTCTTTTCTAGACTCTCGCGCAGCTCGTATGCCTCAAGAAGAGCGTCGTCAAGAAATTCGGCGTAATCAAGCTCGAAGTCAACGGAGGCCTTGACGTGTTTGGCTAGCACACTATCGGGGTGCTTGGTTACCCAGTTAGCGACGGTGTTTGTGAGGTAGTGTTTCCGAATCAAGGCCTTGCGGATAATATAGGCGTTTGTGAGAGATGTTGTCGGATTCATCATGGCGTGCTCAAAATCCAAACGTTCGTACTCGCGGTATTGGAACACGGGGGCGGACCGGGAAGGAAGGTCTGATATGGATGATAGTGGCCGGTAGCGGCTTCCCATACGAGATTGGAGGGCCTTTTCGACCAGTTCCTGGACGTAGGGATCGTCGCAGTCCACTATTGAGTATAGGGAAGGCTCATCATTATCCGATCTACGCGATATAGAACTATCAGAC
The nucleotide sequence above comes from Aspergillus puulaauensis MK2 DNA, chromosome 3, nearly complete sequence. Encoded proteins:
- a CDS encoding uncharacterized protein (SECRETED:SignalP(1-20)), with the protein product MKPATILGTVAALVLGNVMGQVTITIPGLPDLPTISIPTLSIPNSVSFPNLPTISIPTTLPTCLPNLPTTLPSITWPTLMATEPTGEPENVKKPSVQGRFERMHPRQVARADA
- the NDC80 gene encoding kinetochore-associated Ndc80 complex subunit NDC80 (BUSCO:EOG092619RJ;~COG:D;~EggNog:ENOG410PG2Z;~InterPro:IPR005550,IPR038273;~PFAM:PF03801;~go_component: GO:0031262 - Ndc80 complex [Evidence IEA];~go_process: GO:0051315 - attachment of mitotic spindle microtubules to kinetochore [Evidence IEA]); this encodes MSQDTGLFSIKRPRETLGSVQNYSSLPQPSSALKRTSSIGFQNPPFTSQHARSMSLLNSVGRPQQPNFQRSSSGGFGADPGLSSVRRSVSSNIFHGAGAGRPSFAPGSLSSNTASQNLQRRSSVFSRPSTGGAMGHQSFFTQVPSAAGVPRDPRPLRDRSFQARISQELLEYLTHNNFELEMKHSLGQNTLRSPTQKDFNYIFQWLYHRIDPGYRFQKAMDAEVPPILKQLRYPYEKGITKSQIAAVGGQNWPTFLGMLHWLMEIAQMMDRYVLGEYDEACAEMGVDVSGDRIIFRFLTGAYHDWLQGGEEEDDDAAGQRLVPHIELMAQEFENGNEKYVNEMTSLDAENRSLRDQIEELEKNAPDMAKLDKQFRILEDDKRKFEDYIQNVQGKIEKYESRINFLEEEIKKTESELQTAEEERAGLQASVDQQGLTIQDIDRMNTERDRLQKSLDDTINRLEETHARVMAKESEASGKLEDLEELVKAYNTLGYQTSLIPSTAVNANGQEYELSLNVNERSFSTSQIGGVPSRISPEADRLLAEPFTGYHPAHLLNLDLRGMVRSNLQTLRKDINERRKRGIDADLERRNLLDNIKEAMDEKRSEVEALEHKRRTAEEEFERLKEVTTTQKLASDAQIEKMEKELAKMRATMSESVQLMEQREMNTNIEYEQLTLRANALREELHTNVESMLNDIIRFKVHVQKGLEDYENFIVDEVEQELGGDGQMAENAPLSTEEL
- the pex14 gene encoding putative peroxisomal membrane anchor protein (Pex14) (BUSCO:EOG092643S6;~COG:U;~EggNog:ENOG410PFAY;~InterPro:IPR006785,IPR025655,IPR036388;~PFAM:PF04695;~TransMembrane:1 (n6-14c21/22o107-125i);~go_component: GO:0005778 - peroxisomal membrane [Evidence IEA];~go_function: GO:0005515 - protein binding [Evidence IEA];~go_process: GO:0016560 - protein import into peroxisome matrix, docking [Evidence IEA]); its protein translation is MVREELISSAVTFLQDPSVASAPIEKRVSFLQSKNLTKEEIDVALARAGEDPSVAAAASSAASGYQSPPQQAVYQPPPPPPQGYGYPPYGQWQPPPPEPPKRDWRDWFIMATVMGGVGYGLYFVAKRYISPLIAPPTPPQLEQDKQNIDEQFSRAFALIEQLSTDTAALKTAEEARTEKLDVTLRDIETLVADLKTASRRRDDETRRINDEVNALKDAIPKALEGAREGNENRLRELGTELRSLKTLLGNRLGGGAASSPVTAKVPDTTAASTSESTSSSALPASSALPASNAATPATPQTETASGAAQATQTPSTDANNPLSRFSKSPSIPAWQLAAANRSKPASPSVEPASEESTNNQSSAPAS
- a CDS encoding uncharacterized protein (COG:S;~EggNog:ENOG410PNSG); the protein is MPPTKSPTPRRSNSPSRTRSRSPSRPHEHSKRRRRDDHDRDRERRHRHRHGHGHHSHRRGHDRDRRAEPETRVAITLPFGARELSKRDLELFEPMFAMYLDIQKGIFLEDLGADEVKGRWKSFVGKWNRGELAEGWYDAATLEKARSAAASAPGPADSYQDAKVEKHQAIVPSAGADEEEGPNDDDDDDDDDEYGPMPQSELSSRGGGRAPGPAIPTMQDLELRKETAAEDAMADRYDERQHHRAEVRTHKSELRHMEDEVAPRAEPGTHERRMEKRREAAASHRAFAESRRGGSPTDAAPESELMGSGENDLDAIKADKEREKRKKNEREIRREEILRARTAEREERVKQYREKEEETIGWLKTLAKQRFG
- a CDS encoding putative acid phosphatase (COG:O;~EggNog:ENOG410PGIB;~InterPro:IPR027746,IPR036523,IPR002828,IPR004344;~PFAM:PF01975,PF03133;~go_function: GO:0016787 - hydrolase activity [Evidence IEA];~go_process: GO:0006464 - cellular protein modification process [Evidence IEA]), coding for MHILVANDDGPPSNESSPYIHSFVHTLQSAGHTVSVVLPHQQRSWIGKAHLIGAAVKPTYFRPGTLHEDDGTTHDYPRGFIREDDNDPDGDEWILINSTPASCVQIGLYHYFQDRGPVDLVVSGPNYGRNTTALFAMSSGTIGAAMEGAACGKRSIALSYAFSSRNHDPVIIAEASRHSVRVIEHLAKNWDEGVDLYTVNVPLEPGVSESKVMYTEMLDNRWSSGSCFDAVDAEVPVENPDQREQTLRDQEEKLGANPNADVTVKSGKRSRIPHKHFIWAPKFTDVYRSVEESSPGNDGWTVKEGMTSVTPLKANFMHTPGIKGEIKLSDNDEPSLYSIVDCDDPYVQELVEKALQSRMGSRYRPLSSISDLPSRSAPVFQYREYERLDFEHAMMNPTTSLTNAYIIRKALIRKHYLTNTVANWVTKHPDSVLAKHVKASVDFELDYAEFLDDALLEAYELRESLEKNESRPDSEKEWWILKPGMSDRGQGIRLFNSEDQLREIFEEWEVDTDDEDEDENDEEQDNDDTDNAKNGVVTSQLRHFIAQPYIDPPLLLPSLNNRKFHIRTYVLATGALKVYVFKEMLALFASKQYVSPTSSSEDSEDPVADLTRHLTNTCFQDKSVPESETVRRFWNLPYDPLPNSKLSPTWKEDIYEQICSVTGELFTAAARGMMIHFQTVPNAFEVFGVDFLVDEGGSVWLLEVNAFPDFGQTGEELRDIVVGGLFGGVVDVAVDEFFGGDGEKKNGQGDNGMRLVADLDLGRKN